The Flavobacterium sp. M31R6 nucleotide sequence AGAATTTTCAAATAGCGGAAAATCTGAATAAGCTTGAAAAATTAAATCAGGCTAAATTTAACCTCGTTGCCATAATGGGAACATTAGGCATGTACAAAGAAGGAATTGATGTTCTGAATGCCATTACCATTGCAGCTACTCCCAACTTAAAAGGTTCTTTTTATGGTGTTAGTAGAGTAATTTATGGTCAAATGGCCGACAATGCTTCTTCCCAACAAGAAAAAGAAAAATACCTTTTGTTTTCAAAAAAATACCGAGATTCCTGTGTGAATTTTTACCCCCATAATTCCACTCCATTCATTATTGCTAAGGCCGATTGGTATTTAGATAATAAAAACCCCGAAGAAACTCTTGACTTATTACTTCCTTTTTTTTCTAAAATTAAACAAAGTGATCCTAATAGAGCTATAATATCCTATATCATTTCACAAGCATACAAGCTGAAAAAAGATAGAAATCAAGAAAAAAAATGGCTAAGTATCTCGGCGCTATCTGATTTACAGTTGGCAAAAAAAGAATACATTTCGCTTCGATCATTGGCCTTTCTACTTTATGAAGATGGTGATATTGAGCGAGCTTATACCTACATAAAACGTTCTCTAGACGATGCAGTTATCTGCAATGCACGCTTGAGAACCTATGAAATATCGAAGATGTTACCCATTATCAGCGAATCGTATCAGCAACAAAACGAAACCAACAGGTATCAATTGATGGTGTTTTTAATTAGTGCAGGTTTTCTAGTACTCGTATTACTTGCCCTTCTGTTTTTACTCTTTAGACAAATGAAAAAATTATCAAAAGCAAAAAGCGATTTAAGCTCCGCCAATGATAAACTTTCCGAATTGAATGTTGAATTAAACACTTTTAATGAAAAACTAAATCTGTCCAACAACACTTTGACGGAAGCCAATTTTTTAAAGGAAATATATATCGGTCGATATATGGACCAATGTTCAGATTATTTGGGAAAACTTGATGAATACCAACGAAAATTAAATGTATTGGCAACTACTGGAAAAATCAATGATTTGGTAAGTGCGGTAAAATCAAAAGAATATATCGAAAATGAATTAAAAGAGTTTTATGCAAATTTTGACAAAACCTTTTTGCAACTCTTCCCTAATTTTATTGATGATTTTAATGCTTTATTAATCCCCACAGATGCCATTCAGCCAAAAGAAGGCGAACAGCTTAATACCGAATTAAGGATTTTTGCACTTATTCGTTTGGGAATAAAAGATAGTGCCAAAATTGCTGTATTCCTCAGATATTCCATTTCCACTATTTACAATTACCGTTCGCAACTCAAAAACAAATCGGCTGGACCTAGAGATGAATTTGAAGAAAAAGTGATGCAAATTGGAACAAGCAATAAATAAAATTTGTCATTTTAGTAATTTATCGCGATTATATCTATTCCTCTTTTAAATTTGGATTCACTTTTCTGCCACTTTTTTTTTAATTAAAAAATAATCAACTCATTGATTATAAGTGTTTTAAATTGTATTTTTGAAATTACAATCTACTTTTTTAAAACGATTGAATTTTTCAAACTCTAAAGCGTATACTTTTACTTTCACGAAAACGATATATCTTTTTTAACAATTAATAAATCGATTTCGCCGAAAGCCATTCAAAAAAATCAATCTCTAATTTATATTAAAAACAATGAAACATTTACTTTATACAGCTCTGTTCTGTTTTTTGGTTTTGCAGTCTGTCAATTCCCAACAGTTGAAATCCCCTAATGGAAAATTCATTATGGAATTTACTCTACAAAAAGACGGAACTCCAAGTTATAGCTTAAACTACAAAAACAAAACTGTCATAAAGCCAAGTAAATTAGGCCTTGAACTTAAAGACGACAAAAAATCGTTATTGAATGATTTTACAATAATTGATACCAAAACAAACTCTTTTGATGAAACTTGGAAACCTGTTTGGGGCGAAGTAGAAAACATCAGAAATCAATATAACGAATTAGCCGTTACGCTAAAACAGAAGGAAACAGACAGACAAATCATTATTCGTTTTCGCCTGTTTAATGACGGTTTAGGATTTCGATATGAATTTCCAACACAAAAAAACTTAGTTTATTTTGTCATAAAAGAGGAAAGAACTCAATTTGCAATGACTGGAGATCATACTGCTTTTTGGATTCCTGGAGATTATGACACACAAGAATACGATTACACCACTTCTAAATTATCAGAAATAAGAGGACTAACCGAAAAGGCGAAAACTGATAATTTATCCCAAACTTCCTTTTCACCAACTGGTGTACAAACTTCCCTTATGCTGAAAACAGCTGACGGATTGTATATCAATTTACACGAAGCTGCATTGATTAATTATTCTTGTATGCACTTGAATTTGGATGATAAAAATATGGTGTTTGAATCTTGGCTAACTCCTGATGAAAAAGGCGCCAAAGGATATATTCAAGCTCCAGCACATTCGCCTTGGCGTACCATTATTGTAAGTGACGACGCTAGAGAAATTCTGGCTTCAAAAATGACTTTAAATTTGAATGACCCTTGTAAAATCGAAGATACCTCTTGGATTAAACCGATAAAATACGTTGGTGTATGGTGGGAAATGATTTCTGGAAAAAGTTCATGGTCTTATACAGATGAATTTCCATCAGTACAACTTGGTGTTACTGATTTTTCTAAAGCAAAACCTAACGGTACACATGGCGCAAACAATGCAAATGTGAAGAAATATATTGATTTTGCTGCCGCAAATGGTTTTGGGGGAGTATTGGTTGAAGGCTGGAATGAAGGTTGGGAAGATTGGTTTGGTCATTACAAAGACTATGTTTTTGACTTTGTAACTCCTTATCCAGATTTTGATGTAAAAGCCTTGCATGAATATGCAAAATCCAAAGGTGTAAAAATGATTATGCACCACGAGACATCTGGGTCGGTTCGCAACTATGAACGTCATATGGATAAAGCGTATCAATTCATGAAAGACAATGGATATGATGCCGTAAAAAGTGGCTACGTAGGTAGTATCATATCGAATGGCGATAATCATTACA carries:
- a CDS encoding glycoside hydrolase family 97 protein, with the protein product MKHLLYTALFCFLVLQSVNSQQLKSPNGKFIMEFTLQKDGTPSYSLNYKNKTVIKPSKLGLELKDDKKSLLNDFTIIDTKTNSFDETWKPVWGEVENIRNQYNELAVTLKQKETDRQIIIRFRLFNDGLGFRYEFPTQKNLVYFVIKEERTQFAMTGDHTAFWIPGDYDTQEYDYTTSKLSEIRGLTEKAKTDNLSQTSFSPTGVQTSLMLKTADGLYINLHEAALINYSCMHLNLDDKNMVFESWLTPDEKGAKGYIQAPAHSPWRTIIVSDDAREILASKMTLNLNDPCKIEDTSWIKPIKYVGVWWEMISGKSSWSYTDEFPSVQLGVTDFSKAKPNGTHGANNANVKKYIDFAAANGFGGVLVEGWNEGWEDWFGHYKDYVFDFVTPYPDFDVKALHEYAKSKGVKMIMHHETSGSVRNYERHMDKAYQFMKDNGYDAVKSGYVGSIISNGDNHYNQFMINHYQYAIEKAAEYKIMVNAHEAVRPTGICRTYPNLIGNEAARGTEYQAFGGSKPNHVTLLPFTRLIGGPMDYTPGIFEMDLSKFSPNNKSHVNSTIANQLALYVTLYSPLQMAADFPEHYNKFPDAFQFIKDVAVDWSESNYLEAEPGQYITVARKAKGTNNWFIGNVNGYEPRTSNINFSFLEKGKKYTATIYADGKDANYKTNPQAYTVRKIQVTNTSKLSQLSASGGGYAISIIENKK
- a CDS encoding DUF6377 domain-containing protein is translated as MLEIDKTIENNSYYTQKKEHGITQLKVQLKRTNDPEQKYKITQKLYNDYQSYQSDSALVYARKNFQIAENLNKLEKLNQAKFNLVAIMGTLGMYKEGIDVLNAITIAATPNLKGSFYGVSRVIYGQMADNASSQQEKEKYLLFSKKYRDSCVNFYPHNSTPFIIAKADWYLDNKNPEETLDLLLPFFSKIKQSDPNRAIISYIISQAYKLKKDRNQEKKWLSISALSDLQLAKKEYISLRSLAFLLYEDGDIERAYTYIKRSLDDAVICNARLRTYEISKMLPIISESYQQQNETNRYQLMVFLISAGFLVLVLLALLFLLFRQMKKLSKAKSDLSSANDKLSELNVELNTFNEKLNLSNNTLTEANFLKEIYIGRYMDQCSDYLGKLDEYQRKLNVLATTGKINDLVSAVKSKEYIENELKEFYANFDKTFLQLFPNFIDDFNALLIPTDAIQPKEGEQLNTELRIFALIRLGIKDSAKIAVFLRYSISTIYNYRSQLKNKSAGPRDEFEEKVMQIGTSNK